The genomic stretch AGCGGCGCGCGGGCCAACTCCGGCAGCACGGCACGCAGCCGCGTGGCGTCGGTGATGCGCTCGAACGCGGGCGCGGTGGGGCAGGCGGTGCCGGGCGCGGCTGCCGCGTTGGTTGCCGTCGCCGTTTTAGAACAGGAGCGGAAAAGATCGTCCCCATCGTCCCCATCGTCCCCGGACGGCGTTTCAGGCGTGGAATCGGCCCGATCGGGGGACGATGGGGGACGATGCCCCCTCTTGGGGGACGATGGATCGGTGTGGGCATCGTCCCCCGTGCAGCGAGGATCGTCCCCCAAACCGGCCCCGTCCACGCGTGAATCCGTCCCGTCGGGCGGCAACGGGGACGATGGGGACGATGGGGACGATGGATTACCCGCTTCTTCTGAATCGGGTGGTTCCTGCATCCACCACAACCGAATCAGCCGGGTGCGGCTGTGCGGCGCCCGCTCAAACTCCACCCCGATTGCGATCGCGGCGAGGCTCGGCGCCAGCCGCCGCAGCGCGTTGGTGAGCTGATTCGCTTGCTTCGGCCAGCCGGCCGGCAGGCGCTTCAGTTCTGTCTCGCTCAGGTACTCCCCGAGCTTCGCCAGCAACTCCGTCGCCGTGCCCTCCCACGGCGCCGCGGCCGCGAAGTCGCGCATGAACGCCGTGAGCGGCTTCACGAGTGGCGAATCGTCCAGCGGCAGCGCCGTGGCGTCGGCCCGGTTGCCGGTGTAGGCGGCGAGGAAGATTTCGGCCGTTGCGCCGAGCGCCGGGGCCAGCGCCGCGCCCCAGCACGCGTAGTCCGCCATGCGCGGCGGCCGGGCGATGCTGACCTGGGGTTCATTGCGCAGCCCGGCGCTGAGGGCGTCGAACAGCGCGCCGAGCAGCCGCGGCCGCTCGTGCTCGAACGCAGGCCAGAACTGCCGTTCCGGCACGGTGGTATGCAGCGGCGGCGGGTAGAGCAGCAGGGCGCGATCCAGCAGGTCGCCCCGCTCGATGAAGTCGGTGATGCCCGTCAGCAGCACCGGCCGCATCGCGTCGAACACGCGCTCCTCATCGTCGCTGTACATCTGCCGCGTGCCGAAGCCGCCGCCGGTGGAGAGCCGGCAGAGCGCATCGGAGAGCCAGCCGGGCAGGCGGCTGAAGTTGTCGTAGGAGAGCAGCCAGGTGTTATTCGCCGCCACGGCCAGATCGCGCGGCTCACGCGGCTCGGCGCGCAGCGGCGGCACGGCGGGATCAAGCAGCTCCTTCAGCACGCGCCCGGTGGTGCTCTTGGCGCGCCCCTGTCCGCCCAACAGCGCGAGCACCGGGTACGGCCCGCGGCCGCGAAACGCCTGCAAGAGCCACGTCACCAGCAGCAGGAAATCATCGTCGCTGCCCACGTTGACGTAGCGGCGCAGCGTGGACACGTCCCCACCGGGCAGCGGCTCCGGCAACGCCTGCGTGTGCGCCGGCCGCCAGAAGCGCACCGGCGGGTCAGACACCACACGCCAGCCCGCGGCCGTGATGGCGACGGCGTGCCAGCCGTCATCGGCCAGATCGAGGTACAGGGCGCCGCCGGCTTCGGCCACGCGCAAGAACACCGGCTGTTCGGGGCCAGCGTGGTACGCCTGCCCGTCCAACACCGTGAGCGCGTCCTGAAGCGCCTGCCCGCCCGGCGTCGCGCCTTCCGCCCGGTACAGCTCCCCGGCCAGATAGCGCCGGAACGCGCCGGAACGCAGTGGCCGCGTCTCGCGGTGGTCACCGATCGGATAGGTGGCGAAGCCGCGTTCGTCGGGGGTGTGGAACAGGTCGATGCCCAGCTCGGCCGCGAGACGCACGAGCCGTGTTGCCTGCGAGGGGCCACGGCCGCCGGGTGCGGGCGGCGTGTCGGACGTGTCCCCATCCCCGTCAGCGGCGCCGGCCGGCGCGGCCGCATCCAGCGCGGACTCGGCCGCGGCCAGGATCTCCAGCAGGCGGGCTTCCACGGTGGCCGGGTCGGGACAGGTGCCGTTGAGCCGGCCGGCGAGGGCGTCACCGAAAGCGGCGCGGCCTTTGTGGGTGGTCAGGTTCACGCCATCCGCGAACACCTGGGCGCCGTGCTCCAGCACACGCACCACGCCGTAGACATAGCCGCCTCTGCGGCGGAACTGGCCGGCGTCGAAGGTGACGGTCATGGCGTCACCTCCACCCGCACCCCGAGATCGCGGGCGTCGGCCGGCGGGCCGTAGCGGGCGCTGAGCCACGGCGCGGCGCGGCGGTAAGGCCAGCCGTGCAACGCCATCAGGAAGCTGGCGGCGTCGCCGCTGCGCCGACAGGAGAGACACCACCAGCGGCCGGCGCTCGGGTCGATGATCACGCAGCGCCCGCTCTTGCTGCCGTGCAGCGGCTCGTGGCCGCAGTCGAGCCGGCCGCGGCCGTGCGGGCGTACCGTGTTGCCCGTGGCCTCGAACAGCTCGGCCAGCGGCACGTGTGCCCAGCGGCTCGGCGGCGGGGCATTGTCAGGGTGCGCTCGGCCCGGCTGTTGGAGCCGGGCGAGTTGTTCGCGCGCGACCCGGCGGGCCAGCGGGTCGCTACCCGCGGCCTGCCTGCGGAGCTGAGCGGCGGCGTTCACGAGGCCACCTCCCCGGCGTCGCCCGCGCGCCGCTTGTAGGAGGTCAATTGGTCGAGGTAGCTCCGGCCGCTGTCGTAGAGCCAGTCATCTTCGTCATCCCAGACGCGCTCTGGCTCAGGGCGTGGCGGGAAGTTCGGCGCGAAGCGCTCCCTTTCGACTTGTACCGCATGCCGCACAGCTTCCAGCGCCGCCCGGTGCGGGGCCAACTCGGCGTCGAGCGCCTCGCTGAGCGGCGCGAGCTGTTGCTCGTAGCGCGCCAGGATCGCGGCCAGATCGCGGGCCACCTGATTGAGCGTGGCCCGCTGCGGGGCGATTGCGGCCTCCCACATCGCCTCGGCGTCGGTACGGGCCGCGTCTTCGGCCTCAGCGAGCCGCGCCGCGAGGTTGTGATCGACATATGGGCGGATGGCCTCGCGGACGATGCGCGCCAGCTCGCCTGGATGGAGCGCTTCGAGCGCGTCCAATTCCACCACGCCGCGCCCCTGCCGCGCCTCGAAGATCATGTTGCCGGGCTTGCCGTCGCCGGGCTCGTTCGGAAGCCGGTAGGCGTCCACCTGTTCGCGGGTGAGCACGAGCGGAATCAACTTGATGTCGGCGTTCTCTTCATCCAGGTAGTGCGGCAGCCAGAATTGCAGTTGCCGGCTGACCTGTGTGGGCATGCCCCAGCCGGCGTGATCGAAGTCCGAGACATAGAAGATGCGCACCGGCTTGCCCGATGCCACGCGGCGCCTGAGTAGGCGGACGGCGCCGGTTATGGACTGGTAGCCCACGCTGGTGACGAGGTTGACGCCGAGGCCGCGGCCAACGGGCAGCAACACGTCATCCATCGTGGACTTCTCGGCAAACACCTCGATGTGATACGGCTGGTCGGCCGGGTCGTAGGTGTAGCCGTCGATGAAGACGTGGGGCATCCGCAGATGCAGGTTGCTCGCCAGACTGGTGGTGATCGTCGGAATGGACAGCAACGGCTCGTCCAGCCACGCTTCCGGCTCGGGCAGCTCGCGGTGCGAAACGTACACATGCGGCGCTGGATTGCGCTGGTCGATGAAGGCATCGGGCGAAACGCGGCCGAGATAGCGGGCGTGACGGGAAGCGTCCTGCAGGTAGTCCCAGCACGACTTCAGGTTCTCGTACGGCCGGCCATCGGGCAGCAGCACATCATGCTGCACGTATACTTCGTAGTGCATGCGCCGCAGATGGACGCCATCCGTATAGCCGAAGCGCTGCCAGAGGCCCGCGAACCAATCGGCCTGCTGGTGGTGCATGGGTGAGCCACTGAAGAACGGGTCGCTTTCTCGATTCAGTGCCAGCAACGAGGGGATGGGCTGCCGCAACTGCTTGGCGAGCGCCTTGACGGCGGCATAGCCGCGTGGGCTGGCAGTTCTCTCAGGGCTGGCTCGCGCCGAGGTAATTGCGCTCACGGCTCACCGCCGAACA from Dehalococcoidia bacterium encodes the following:
- a CDS encoding DNA polymerase, which produces MTVTFDAGQFRRRGGYVYGVVRVLEHGAQVFADGVNLTTHKGRAAFGDALAGRLNGTCPDPATVEARLLEILAAAESALDAAAPAGAADGDGDTSDTPPAPGGRGPSQATRLVRLAAELGIDLFHTPDERGFATYPIGDHRETRPLRSGAFRRYLAGELYRAEGATPGGQALQDALTVLDGQAYHAGPEQPVFLRVAEAGGALYLDLADDGWHAVAITAAGWRVVSDPPVRFWRPAHTQALPEPLPGGDVSTLRRYVNVGSDDDFLLLVTWLLQAFRGRGPYPVLALLGGQGRAKSTTGRVLKELLDPAVPPLRAEPREPRDLAVAANNTWLLSYDNFSRLPGWLSDALCRLSTGGGFGTRQMYSDDEERVFDAMRPVLLTGITDFIERGDLLDRALLLYPPPLHTTVPERQFWPAFEHERPRLLGALFDALSAGLRNEPQVSIARPPRMADYACWGAALAPALGATAEIFLAAYTGNRADATALPLDDSPLVKPLTAFMRDFAAAAPWEGTATELLAKLGEYLSETELKRLPAGWPKQANQLTNALRRLAPSLAAIAIGVEFERAPHSRTRLIRLWWMQEPPDSEEAGNPSSPSSPSSPLPPDGTDSRVDGAGLGDDPRCTGDDAHTDPSSPKRGHRPPSSPDRADSTPETPSGDDGDDGDDLFRSCSKTATATNAAAAPGTACPTAPAFERITDATRLRAVLPELARAPLLGLDTETTGLDPHRDRLRLLQLATPERVYVVDAFHVEPRLLAPLFAGPDSPRLAGHNLAFDLRFLMAAELPVPDGARLFDTMLAAQLLAAGEPSERGTFTLATVADRCAGLTLDKTEQRSDWSGPLTDAQLRYATLDAAVLLPLAERLQAELHAARLERVADIEMRALPALAWLTHTGAPFDADRWLALSNAAVAERLTLGDDLTKAAGTGDMFEHSTINWDSPAQVAALLRARGHDVPRADEATLTALAAAEPLAPLLLRYRDASKRAGTYGITFLEHVTETTGRIHADYRQLGAASGRMACTRPNLQNIPRDPAYRACFRPAPGRVLIKADYSQIELRLAAQISSDAALRSAFARGDDLHARTAAAVLSKAADAVTKDERQLAKALNFGLTFGMGATALREYVTGYGVTLSQPEAVRFRDAFFRAYPGLRAWHEREGRGKDTETRTLTGRRRLGVEKFTERLNSPVQGSGADVLKLALARLWEDRAAQPAAAPVLCVHDEIVIECDAGEAEAVAAWLRGHMEAAGAELVPDVPIACDVTIAQDWAGSPL